One genomic segment of [Phormidium] sp. ETS-05 includes these proteins:
- a CDS encoding DevA family ABC transporter ATP-binding protein, whose product MTKNPVIAVHNLSHYYGKGDLKKQVLFGVNLEIYSGEIVLMTGPSGSGKTTLLTLVGALRSGQEGSLKVLGKEMCAAREDDMVDVRRHIGYIFQAHNLLKSLTAIQNVQMALELHNYSKQERRRKAEEMLTAVGLANRMDYYPENLSGGQKQRVAIARALVSSPKIVLADEPTAALDSKSGQEVVEIMRKLAKDFGCTILLVTHDDRILHVADRIVHMEDGRLSADNTHQKVPALKG is encoded by the coding sequence ATGACTAAAAACCCGGTGATTGCTGTTCACAATCTGAGTCACTATTACGGCAAAGGCGACCTGAAAAAGCAAGTTTTATTTGGAGTGAATTTAGAAATATACTCTGGTGAAATTGTGCTGATGACGGGACCATCGGGGTCGGGGAAAACTACTTTGCTGACTCTGGTAGGGGCACTGCGTTCTGGGCAGGAAGGTAGTTTAAAAGTGTTGGGAAAGGAAATGTGTGCGGCTAGAGAAGATGATATGGTGGATGTGCGGCGGCATATTGGCTATATTTTCCAAGCGCATAATTTGCTTAAGTCGCTGACGGCGATTCAAAATGTGCAAATGGCTCTGGAGTTGCATAATTATAGTAAACAAGAGAGACGCCGAAAAGCGGAAGAGATGTTGACGGCGGTGGGTTTGGCAAATCGGATGGATTATTACCCGGAGAATCTGTCGGGGGGGCAAAAGCAACGGGTGGCGATCGCTCGGGCTTTGGTGAGCAGTCCCAAAATCGTCCTCGCCGACGAACCTACCGCCGCTCTCGATAGTAAGTCGGGACAAGAGGTGGTGGAAATTATGCGCAAGTTGGCAAAAGACTTCGGATGCACGATTCTGTTAGTCACCCACGACGATCGGATCCTCCACGTAGCCGATCGGATTGTGCATATGGAAGACGGACGGTTAAGTGCTGATAACACCCACCAAAAGGTCCCCGCTCTCAAGGGCTGA
- a CDS encoding acylphosphatase, whose protein sequence is MRTRDKGQRTNYGKSPPDNNIRCARIFVSGKVQGVFYRVSTQEEAQRKGLSGWVRNLPDGAVEAVFEGTPEAVEDMISWCHIGPRGARVLRVKVESEEPQGLHGFEIKYTAD, encoded by the coding sequence TTGCGGACAAGGGACAAGGGACAAAGGACAAATTATGGAAAATCTCCCCCAGACAACAATATCAGGTGCGCCCGCATATTTGTATCCGGTAAAGTTCAAGGGGTATTTTACCGAGTTTCCACCCAAGAAGAAGCCCAACGAAAAGGCTTATCCGGTTGGGTGCGCAACCTCCCAGATGGCGCAGTCGAGGCGGTATTTGAAGGCACCCCAGAAGCAGTAGAGGATATGATTAGTTGGTGCCATATTGGCCCACGGGGCGCTAGAGTCCTCCGGGTAAAAGTCGAGTCTGAAGAACCCCAAGGTTTGCACGGTTTTGAAATTAAATATACCGCTGATTAG
- a CDS encoding biotin/lipoyl-binding protein, giving the protein MAHESPTDKDKDKDKTGEGQPEELVLNDHHPEPVREWTEHQKQEEQVSNWNETNNGYPPVALGKEGGSFQKMMDQVPPMLKWAIVLVLPGMLIVGGISLYNQFAFQPEETPAPIIPPEAIPVSALGRLEPQGETITVSAPSSIQGERLEELLVKEGDKLVKDQVIAILDSRDRLTAELAVAQEQVKIAQARLAQVQSGAKAGDIAAQKATISRLEAQLPRDLAVQDATISRLDAQLRGDIAAQRATIDRLQAQVNGDIVAQQATIERLQAQLRGDIAAQQATIDRLEAQLEKDTLAQEATVIRLEAQWQGDVAAQEATIARLVADMENAQEEYRRYEQLYKDGAVSASLFDSKALAAVTARENLAEARVNLSKIDTTGRKQLEEAKATR; this is encoded by the coding sequence ATGGCTCACGAGTCTCCGACAGATAAAGATAAAGACAAAGACAAGACAGGGGAAGGACAGCCAGAAGAGCTGGTCCTGAATGACCATCATCCCGAACCGGTTCGAGAATGGACAGAACACCAGAAGCAAGAGGAGCAGGTTTCTAATTGGAATGAGACAAATAACGGCTATCCCCCCGTTGCGCTGGGGAAGGAGGGAGGAAGTTTCCAAAAGATGATGGACCAGGTTCCTCCGATGCTGAAGTGGGCGATCGTCCTGGTGTTGCCCGGGATGCTCATTGTCGGGGGTATATCTCTATACAATCAGTTTGCTTTCCAGCCAGAGGAAACTCCAGCCCCAATCATACCACCAGAAGCAATACCCGTGAGCGCTTTGGGGCGTCTGGAACCCCAGGGAGAAACGATTACCGTATCGGCTCCTAGTTCTATTCAAGGGGAGCGACTGGAGGAATTGCTGGTAAAAGAGGGGGATAAACTGGTCAAAGACCAAGTAATCGCGATTTTGGATAGCCGCGATCGTCTCACCGCCGAACTCGCCGTGGCGCAAGAGCAAGTGAAAATCGCCCAAGCTCGCTTGGCACAAGTCCAGTCCGGAGCCAAAGCTGGGGATATCGCCGCCCAAAAAGCCACCATATCCCGCCTCGAAGCGCAACTCCCCAGAGATTTAGCAGTGCAAGACGCCACCATATCTCGCCTGGATGCCCAACTGCGGGGGGATATCGCCGCCCAGCGAGCCACTATTGACCGCCTCCAAGCCCAAGTGAATGGCGATATCGTCGCCCAACAAGCCACTATTGAGCGCCTCCAAGCGCAACTACGGGGGGATATTGCCGCCCAACAAGCCACTATTGACCGCCTGGAAGCTCAGCTAGAAAAAGATACTTTAGCCCAGGAAGCTACCGTCATCCGCTTAGAGGCGCAATGGCAAGGAGATGTGGCAGCTCAGGAAGCGACGATCGCCCGCTTGGTAGCGGATATGGAAAACGCACAAGAAGAGTATCGCCGCTACGAGCAACTATATAAAGATGGCGCCGTCAGCGCTTCCTTGTTTGACAGCAAGGCTTTGGCAGCGGTGACAGCCAGGGAAAACCTCGCCGAGGCTAGAGTTAACCTGAGTAAAATCGATACTACCGGTCGCAAACAACTAGAGGAGGCGAAAGCAACTCGCTAA
- a CDS encoding efflux RND transporter periplasmic adaptor subunit, whose product MEEAKVTLERIQRTGVAVAREAETTLTKLQTTGREQLQEARVTLERIQGTGVAVAREAETTRMRVEETGVLQIEEARSVLDSVEEVRKVDVQAAQAEVDRAIAAVTQAKINLDQATIKSPINGQVMKIHARPGEVVGNNGIVDIGNTNQMYVVAEVYETDISRVRLGQTATISSDAFDGELQGTIDLIGLQVGKKDILDTDPVADVDVRVVEVKIRLNPEDSQRVSGLTNLQVAVKIQP is encoded by the coding sequence GTGGAAGAGGCAAAAGTCACCCTAGAAAGGATTCAAAGGACCGGGGTGGCGGTAGCTCGCGAGGCAGAAACCACCTTGACGAAACTGCAAACTACCGGTCGCGAGCAGTTGCAGGAGGCGAGAGTGACTTTAGAGCGCATTCAGGGAACCGGGGTAGCCGTAGCTCGCGAAGCCGAAACCACCAGAATGCGGGTGGAGGAAACTGGAGTGCTGCAAATTGAGGAGGCGCGATCGGTTCTTGATAGTGTGGAGGAAGTGCGGAAAGTCGATGTGCAAGCGGCGCAAGCTGAGGTGGATAGAGCGATCGCGGCTGTGACTCAAGCCAAAATCAACCTCGACCAAGCCACAATTAAATCCCCAATTAACGGCCAAGTGATGAAAATTCACGCCCGCCCCGGGGAAGTGGTAGGCAATAATGGCATTGTTGATATAGGTAACACCAATCAAATGTATGTGGTTGCCGAAGTTTACGAAACTGATATTAGTCGGGTGCGCCTTGGTCAAACTGCCACCATCAGCAGTGATGCTTTTGACGGCGAATTGCAAGGCACCATTGATTTAATTGGTTTGCAAGTGGGGAAAAAAGATATCCTCGATACCGACCCCGTGGCTGATGTGGACGTGCGGGTGGTGGAAGTGAAAATCCGCCTCAACCCCGAAGACAGCCAGCGTGTTTCTGGTTTGACTAATTTGCAAGTGGCGGTGAAAATTCAGCCTTAG
- the devC gene encoding ABC transporter permease DevC, whose product MFDKIPLAWLQLTREKIRLLVAVAGITFADTLMFMQLGFQDALFDSSTRMHQNLTGDLVLISPKSEALIAMQTFSWRRLYQTLAVPGVESVNPLYMGLINWKNPDTKRDRQILVLGFDPKTSVFTMSEVEDNIPNIKLPDVVIFDRSSRAEFGPIAPAIEAGKTVTTEVGGRRVYVKGLFSLGASFAADGNIITSDLNFLRIFSRRSKGEIDAGIIKLQPGADREKVLADIQALLPDDVKVLTTEGFIEFEKTYWRESTAIGFIFGLGVAMGFIVGIVIVYQIIYTDVADHLSEYATLKAMGYKNAYFYLVVFQEAFLLAILGYLPGVPIVIVLYNLTRNATMLPITMTAARALTVLILTVVMCFISGAIAVRKLQEADPADIF is encoded by the coding sequence ATGTTTGATAAAATACCTCTAGCCTGGTTGCAACTGACCAGGGAAAAAATCAGATTGCTGGTAGCCGTGGCGGGAATTACCTTCGCCGATACTTTGATGTTTATGCAATTAGGGTTTCAGGATGCCCTATTTGATAGTTCCACCCGGATGCACCAAAATCTCACAGGGGACTTGGTTTTAATCAGCCCTAAGTCAGAGGCTTTGATTGCAATGCAGACTTTTTCTTGGCGCCGGTTATACCAAACTCTGGCGGTGCCGGGAGTGGAGTCGGTGAATCCTTTGTATATGGGTTTGATTAACTGGAAAAACCCAGATACTAAGCGAGATAGACAAATCTTGGTTTTGGGATTTGACCCGAAAACCTCGGTTTTCACTATGTCGGAAGTAGAAGACAATATCCCTAATATCAAACTTCCAGATGTGGTGATTTTTGACCGCAGTTCCCGGGCTGAGTTCGGGCCGATCGCTCCGGCGATAGAAGCTGGCAAAACCGTTACCACCGAAGTGGGGGGAAGGCGGGTTTATGTGAAAGGGTTGTTTAGCCTCGGTGCTTCCTTCGCTGCTGATGGCAACATTATCACCAGCGATTTAAATTTTCTGCGCATTTTCAGCCGCAGGAGTAAGGGAGAAATTGACGCCGGGATTATTAAACTGCAACCGGGAGCTGACCGCGAAAAAGTTCTAGCAGATATCCAGGCTTTGCTGCCAGATGATGTCAAGGTCTTGACGACGGAAGGATTTATCGAATTTGAGAAAACTTACTGGCGCGAGAGTACCGCCATTGGTTTTATCTTTGGCTTGGGCGTGGCAATGGGTTTTATCGTCGGGATTGTTATAGTGTATCAAATTATCTATACTGATGTGGCCGACCACTTGTCAGAATATGCTACCCTGAAAGCAATGGGCTACAAAAATGCTTACTTTTACTTGGTGGTGTTTCAAGAGGCTTTCCTCTTGGCAATTTTGGGCTATTTGCCGGGAGTGCCAATTGTGATAGTGTTGTATAATTTAACGAGAAATGCTACTATGTTACCGATAACGATGACTGCTGCTAGGGCGCTGACAGTGCTGATCTTGACGGTGGTAATGTGCTTTATTTCTGGTGCGATCGCTGTGCGGAAGTTGCAAGAAGCTGACCCGGCAGATATTTTTTAA